In one Halosolutus amylolyticus genomic region, the following are encoded:
- a CDS encoding isoaspartyl peptidase/L-asparaginase — protein MQVLVHGGAGSDPDDPDSRREILEAAAEDGAAAPSPVDAVETAVNRLESSPRFNAGVGSAVQSDGRIRTDAGLMTDDRSVGAACSMPDVEHAVSVARIVMEETPHGFVSGGHAVSLAEAFGVETGVDCWSDRTREQWAELDPPTGSTREELAWIRDRYGRSDPDGRDERTDERGQEADDRRAGPIDEHDHDTVGAVAFDGESLAAATSTGGRWLALAGRVGDVPQVGAGFYCSPAAAVSATGAGEDIARVTLSRRVARHVERGRDASAAAELAIEEFAELTGSTAGVIVIDARGTLGSAYNSAAMQTARATSFSG, from the coding sequence ATGCAGGTACTCGTCCACGGTGGTGCAGGGAGCGACCCCGACGACCCCGATTCGCGGCGGGAGATCCTCGAAGCCGCGGCCGAAGACGGTGCGGCGGCCCCGTCGCCCGTCGACGCGGTCGAGACGGCCGTCAATCGGCTCGAGTCCTCGCCGCGGTTCAACGCCGGCGTCGGGAGCGCGGTCCAGAGCGACGGCCGGATCAGGACCGACGCGGGGCTCATGACCGACGACCGATCGGTCGGGGCGGCGTGTTCGATGCCGGACGTCGAGCACGCTGTCAGCGTCGCCCGAATCGTGATGGAAGAGACGCCACACGGCTTCGTCTCGGGCGGCCACGCCGTCTCGCTGGCCGAGGCGTTCGGCGTCGAGACGGGGGTCGACTGCTGGAGCGATCGGACGCGCGAGCAGTGGGCGGAACTCGACCCGCCGACCGGGAGTACCCGCGAGGAACTGGCGTGGATCCGCGACCGGTACGGCCGATCGGATCCCGACGGGCGAGACGAACGGACGGACGAGCGCGGACAGGAGGCCGACGATCGCAGAGCAGGCCCGATCGACGAGCACGACCACGACACGGTCGGGGCGGTCGCGTTCGACGGGGAGTCGCTCGCCGCGGCGACGTCGACGGGCGGGCGCTGGCTCGCGCTCGCGGGCCGGGTCGGTGACGTGCCCCAGGTCGGGGCTGGCTTCTACTGTTCGCCCGCCGCCGCGGTCAGCGCGACGGGTGCCGGCGAGGACATCGCCCGCGTCACGCTCTCGCGACGCGTCGCTCGGCACGTCGAACGGGGACGTGACGCGTCCGCGGCAGCGGAACTCGCGATCGAGGAGTTCGCGGAACTAACTGGCTCGACGGCCGGGGTGATCGTTATCGACGCGCGTGGAACCCTCGGCTCGGCGTACAACAGTGCCGCGATGCAGACCGCTCGCGCGACGTCGTTCTCGGGGTAA
- a CDS encoding ArsR/SmtB family transcription factor, which yields MGEPEHPRRRDGTSCPPEHSVLSLEEYLAMQRSIGNETRFRVLNALVEAGPQSASELRDRLGVESNVLHYHLDELVDVGLVENRKRKEPDADGLYSYYRATSLGEGVLEHGVRELMRREWDALEEYSDSSH from the coding sequence ATGGGTGAACCAGAGCACCCGAGGAGACGAGACGGAACTTCCTGTCCGCCCGAACACAGCGTCCTGTCACTCGAGGAGTACCTCGCGATGCAGCGATCGATCGGGAACGAGACGCGGTTTCGCGTCCTGAACGCGCTGGTCGAAGCGGGACCGCAAAGCGCCAGCGAACTGCGTGACCGACTCGGCGTCGAGTCGAACGTCCTCCACTACCACCTCGACGAACTCGTCGACGTCGGACTCGTCGAAAATCGAAAACGGAAGGAACCCGACGCCGACGGCCTCTACTCGTACTATCGGGCGACGTCGCTCGGTGAGGGGGTTCTCGAGCACGGCGTCCGCGAACTGATGCGCCGGGAGTGGGACGCGCTCGAGGAGTACAGCGACAGTAGCCACTGA
- a CDS encoding amidohydrolase, with translation MTAAADLLLTNAELHTLTEPDRTHEAVAIRDGEIVRVGDTYEIAFLEGVETDRIDCEGRVVLPGFIDAHTHLEQLGQHLVHADLSAAESRAESLDLLAEQAASDPDREWVLGFGYDESEWGESRTLTHNDLDRVSEERPVVAMRVDLHTASLNSIALERLRDEMPAADLRTADGEPTGVAVEDAAEVVRREITADRSEMREVLAAAAGHAVALGVTGVHDKVRGSMAPRVYRELAAAGDLPLRVRIDYWSDHLEALAEVGLATDAEGGTADARVQTGAIKSFSDGSIGSETAKLSAPYVGADGEDDSDGTATGDGDADGNRGQWVVDPEALASLVDRADGNDFQLSVHAIGDEAIEETLSALAETDDPAGSRHRIEHAELATDDQFERMAETGIVASMQPNFHRWAQEGGLYDQRLGVERRKRTNRFRRALDYDVPLAFGSDCMPLDPLLGIHHAVNAPVDAQRLSVTEALRAYTRGAAYAGFDEDRLGTVEAGKRADLVVLEASPWNQTDQIDAIDVALTLVDGDVVYDDR, from the coding sequence ATGACCGCGGCTGCGGATCTCCTGCTGACGAACGCGGAGCTACACACCCTGACGGAGCCCGATCGGACCCACGAGGCCGTCGCGATCCGGGACGGCGAGATCGTCCGCGTGGGCGACACGTACGAGATCGCGTTCCTCGAGGGGGTCGAGACCGATCGGATCGACTGCGAGGGGCGGGTCGTCCTGCCGGGCTTCATCGACGCCCACACCCACCTCGAGCAACTGGGCCAGCACCTCGTGCACGCGGACCTCTCGGCCGCCGAGAGCCGCGCCGAGAGCCTCGACCTGCTGGCCGAACAGGCGGCGAGCGACCCCGATCGCGAGTGGGTCCTCGGGTTCGGCTACGACGAGAGCGAGTGGGGCGAGTCCCGAACTCTCACCCACAATGACCTCGATCGGGTGAGCGAGGAGCGCCCGGTCGTCGCCATGCGGGTCGACCTGCACACCGCCTCGCTGAACTCGATCGCACTGGAACGGCTCCGGGACGAGATGCCCGCCGCCGACCTCCGGACCGCGGACGGCGAACCGACCGGCGTCGCCGTCGAAGACGCCGCCGAAGTGGTCCGGCGCGAGATTACGGCCGATCGATCCGAGATGCGCGAGGTGCTCGCGGCCGCGGCGGGTCACGCCGTCGCCCTGGGCGTCACCGGCGTCCACGACAAGGTCCGGGGCTCGATGGCCCCGCGCGTGTATCGGGAACTGGCCGCCGCGGGCGATCTACCCCTGCGCGTTCGGATCGACTACTGGAGCGATCATCTCGAGGCCCTCGCGGAGGTCGGACTGGCGACCGACGCCGAGGGTGGCACTGCGGACGCGCGCGTCCAGACGGGCGCGATCAAGTCCTTCTCCGACGGGAGCATCGGGAGCGAGACGGCGAAGCTGAGCGCACCCTACGTCGGGGCCGACGGGGAGGACGACAGCGACGGGACCGCGACGGGCGACGGCGACGCGGACGGCAACCGCGGCCAGTGGGTCGTCGATCCCGAGGCCCTCGCGTCGCTCGTCGATCGGGCCGACGGCAACGACTTCCAGCTCTCCGTGCACGCGATCGGCGACGAGGCGATCGAGGAGACGCTGTCGGCGCTCGCGGAGACGGACGATCCCGCCGGGAGCCGCCACCGGATCGAGCACGCGGAACTGGCGACCGACGACCAGTTCGAGCGGATGGCCGAGACCGGCATCGTGGCCTCGATGCAGCCGAACTTCCACCGCTGGGCTCAGGAGGGCGGCCTCTACGACCAGCGCCTCGGCGTCGAGCGGCGGAAACGGACGAACCGGTTCCGGCGCGCGCTGGACTACGACGTCCCGCTCGCGTTCGGGTCGGACTGCATGCCGCTCGATCCCCTGCTCGGGATCCACCACGCGGTGAACGCGCCCGTCGACGCCCAGCGACTGTCGGTTACCGAGGCGCTCCGGGCCTACACGCGTGGCGCGGCCTACGCCGGCTTCGACGAGGACCGCCTGGGGACGGTCGAGGCCGGGAAACGGGCCGACCTGGTCGTCCTCGAGGCGTCGCCGTGGAACCAGACCGATCAGATCGACGCGATCGACGTGGCGCTGACGCTGGTCGACGGCGACGTCGTCTACGACGACCGGTGA
- the hmgA gene encoding hydroxymethylglutaryl-CoA reductase (NADPH), whose protein sequence is MTDPQDLADRVREGDLRIHELEAHADADVAAEARRLFVEQETGTDLDAIGDYGFPAEVAESAIENMIGAAQVPMGVVGPVQVDGGAADGEHYLPLATTEGALLASVNRGLSVIRSAGGADARVTKNGMTRAPVFRVDGVAEAAETVEWVDDNTGALREAAESTTNHGELLGVEPYVVGDSVYLRFAYDTKDAMGMNMATIATEAACEVVERETPASLVAVSGNLCSDKKPAAINAVEGRGRSVTADVVIPGEVVADRLHTTPEAIVEANTRKNLIGSAKAGSLGFNAHAANVVGAAFLATGQDEAQVVEGANAITTMDTREGEDGTDDLYASVSLASLEVGTVGGGTKLPTQSEALEVLGLRGGGDPAGSNADALAEIIAVGALAGELSLLAALASNHLASAHEDLGR, encoded by the coding sequence ATGACAGACCCGCAGGACCTCGCCGATCGCGTTCGCGAGGGCGACCTCCGGATCCACGAACTCGAGGCGCACGCCGACGCAGACGTCGCAGCCGAGGCTCGACGGCTGTTCGTCGAACAGGAGACCGGCACCGATCTCGACGCGATCGGCGACTACGGCTTCCCCGCCGAGGTCGCGGAGTCGGCCATCGAGAACATGATCGGCGCGGCCCAGGTGCCGATGGGCGTCGTCGGGCCCGTCCAGGTCGACGGCGGCGCTGCCGACGGCGAGCACTACCTGCCGCTCGCGACCACCGAGGGCGCGTTGCTCGCGTCGGTCAACCGCGGCCTCTCGGTGATCCGCTCGGCCGGGGGTGCGGACGCTCGCGTCACGAAGAACGGTATGACCCGCGCCCCGGTGTTCCGGGTCGACGGCGTGGCCGAGGCCGCCGAAACCGTCGAGTGGGTCGACGACAACACCGGAGCGCTCAGGGAGGCCGCGGAGTCCACCACGAACCATGGCGAACTGCTCGGCGTCGAACCCTACGTCGTCGGCGACTCCGTCTACCTGCGCTTCGCCTACGACACCAAGGACGCGATGGGGATGAACATGGCCACGATCGCGACCGAGGCGGCCTGCGAGGTCGTCGAGCGCGAGACCCCCGCCTCGCTCGTCGCCGTCTCGGGCAACCTCTGTTCGGACAAAAAACCCGCCGCGATCAACGCCGTCGAGGGTCGGGGCCGCTCCGTGACGGCGGACGTCGTGATCCCCGGCGAGGTCGTCGCGGACCGACTCCACACCACGCCCGAGGCGATCGTCGAGGCCAACACCCGCAAGAACCTGATCGGGAGCGCTAAGGCCGGAAGTTTAGGGTTCAACGCGCACGCGGCGAACGTCGTCGGCGCGGCCTTCCTCGCGACCGGCCAGGACGAGGCCCAGGTCGTCGAGGGCGCGAACGCGATCACGACGATGGACACCCGGGAGGGAGAAGACGGAACCGACGATCTCTACGCGAGCGTCTCGCTCGCCTCGCTCGAGGTCGGCACCGTCGGCGGCGGGACGAAACTCCCGACGCAGTCGGAGGCGCTCGAGGTGCTGGGTCTTCGCGGTGGCGGCGATCCGGCTGGATCGAACGCCGACGCACTGGCCGAGATCATCGCCGTCGGCGCGCTCGCCGGCGAACTCTCCCTGCTCGCCGCGCTGGCCTCGAACCACCTCGCGAGCGCCCACGAGGATCTCGGCCGGTAG
- a CDS encoding cupin domain-containing protein — translation MGFERVPLADLDPSEAADGVHLALMAGTDSMNVQHFEIEPGAAVEEHSHPHEQTGFIYEGELVFLSDGEEIVCEPGDSYAIPGEQPHAAENRGDETVRGVDIFSPPRENPSWQESSR, via the coding sequence ATGGGATTCGAACGCGTACCACTTGCCGACCTAGATCCGTCGGAAGCCGCCGACGGCGTCCACCTGGCACTGATGGCCGGCACCGACTCGATGAACGTCCAGCACTTCGAGATCGAACCCGGTGCGGCCGTCGAGGAACACAGCCACCCCCACGAGCAGACGGGGTTCATCTACGAGGGCGAACTGGTCTTCCTGTCGGACGGCGAGGAGATCGTCTGCGAGCCCGGCGACTCCTACGCGATCCCGGGCGAGCAACCCCACGCGGCCGAGAATAGGGGCGACGAGACGGTCCGCGGCGTCGACATCTTCAGCCCGCCGCGCGAGAACCCGAGCTGGCAGGAGAGTAGCCGCTGA
- the icd gene encoding isocitrate dehydrogenase (NADP(+)) yields the protein MSYDKIEVPEDGEKITLKEGAEDEIEVPDNPIIPIIHGDGIGKDVGPAAQEVLEAAAEATGREINWMRVYAGESAREIYGEDVNLPDETVEAIEEHRVAIKGPLTTPVGAGFRSLNVALRQTLDLYANVRPTYYLDGVPSPMKAPEEMDMVTFRENTEDVYAGIEWEAGTDEVEQVRDFVEQDMGFDSTIHEGPVGIGIKPITEKGSKRLVREAIDYALEHDRDKVTLVHKGNIMKFTEGQFSEWGMEVADEEYPDDEVFAAPDSLWEEQDDIDIPEGAVMVEERLADAMLQWMQLRTDEFDVLAMPNLNGDYLSDAAGAQIGGLGIAPGGNFGKGRMLAEPVHGSAPKRAGQDMANPTAMILSGRLMFDYLGWDDAADLIRDAVEETISSGNVTYDLERQLEDAEKLATSEYTAEVVSNIEKLS from the coding sequence ATGAGCTACGACAAGATCGAGGTCCCCGAGGACGGGGAAAAGATCACGCTGAAAGAGGGTGCCGAGGACGAGATCGAGGTGCCCGACAACCCGATCATCCCGATCATCCACGGCGACGGGATCGGCAAGGACGTCGGTCCTGCCGCACAGGAGGTCCTCGAGGCCGCCGCGGAGGCGACCGGCCGCGAAATCAACTGGATGCGCGTCTACGCCGGCGAGAGCGCGCGCGAGATCTACGGCGAGGACGTCAACCTGCCCGACGAGACCGTCGAGGCGATCGAGGAACACCGCGTCGCGATCAAGGGCCCGCTGACGACGCCGGTCGGCGCCGGCTTCCGATCGCTGAACGTCGCGCTCCGCCAGACGCTCGACCTCTACGCGAACGTCCGACCGACCTACTACCTCGACGGCGTCCCGTCGCCGATGAAGGCGCCCGAGGAGATGGACATGGTGACGTTCCGGGAGAACACCGAGGACGTCTACGCCGGCATCGAGTGGGAAGCCGGCACCGACGAAGTCGAACAGGTTCGCGACTTCGTCGAGCAGGACATGGGCTTCGATTCGACCATCCACGAGGGCCCCGTCGGCATCGGCATCAAGCCGATCACCGAGAAGGGGTCGAAGCGTCTCGTCCGCGAGGCGATCGATTACGCCCTCGAGCACGATCGCGACAAGGTCACGCTCGTCCACAAGGGGAACATCATGAAGTTCACCGAGGGGCAGTTCTCCGAGTGGGGCATGGAGGTCGCCGACGAGGAGTACCCCGACGACGAGGTCTTCGCCGCCCCCGACTCCCTGTGGGAAGAGCAGGACGACATCGACATCCCCGAGGGCGCCGTCATGGTCGAGGAGCGCCTCGCCGACGCGATGCTCCAGTGGATGCAACTCCGCACCGACGAGTTCGACGTGCTCGCGATGCCCAACCTCAACGGTGACTACCTCTCCGACGCCGCCGGTGCCCAGATCGGCGGTCTCGGCATCGCGCCGGGCGGCAACTTCGGCAAGGGTCGCATGCTCGCCGAGCCAGTCCACGGCTCCGCGCCCAAGCGCGCCGGCCAGGACATGGCCAACCCGACCGCGATGATCCTCTCGGGCCGTCTCATGTTCGATTACCTCGGCTGGGACGACGCTGCCGACCTCATCCGCGACGCCGTCGAGGAGACCATCTCCTCGGGCAACGTCACCTACGACCTCGAACGCCAGCTCGAGGACGCCGAGAAACTCGCCACCAGCGAGTACACTGCGGAAGTCGTCAGCAATATCGAAAAACTCTCGTAG
- a CDS encoding GNAT family N-acetyltransferase, with translation MAEVREVDSDAQRADAFDVRQTVFVEEQGVDEAIEYDEHEDEAVHFVAYDDGQPIGAARLREPNPGLGKVERVAVLESRREEGIGRELMAAVEDAARDRDLTELKLHSQTRAAAFYRRLGYERRGEEFEEAGIPHVEMRKSLE, from the coding sequence ATGGCCGAGGTACGCGAAGTCGATTCGGACGCACAGCGGGCGGACGCCTTCGACGTCCGGCAGACGGTGTTCGTCGAGGAACAGGGCGTCGACGAGGCGATCGAGTACGACGAGCACGAGGACGAGGCCGTCCACTTCGTCGCCTACGACGACGGCCAGCCGATCGGGGCCGCCCGACTCCGCGAGCCGAACCCGGGACTCGGCAAGGTCGAACGCGTCGCCGTCCTCGAGTCGCGACGGGAGGAGGGGATCGGTCGGGAGCTGATGGCCGCCGTCGAGGACGCGGCGCGCGACCGGGACCTGACCGAACTCAAACTGCACTCCCAGACCCGGGCCGCCGCGTTCTACCGTCGACTCGGCTACGAACGCCGCGGCGAGGAGTTCGAGGAGGCGGGGATTCCCCACGTCGAGATGCGAAAGTCCCTCGAGTGA
- a CDS encoding CbaC protein, giving the protein MRISKGGLLVVLALLAPLLVELRTVLAWVNIELSVGQTALVGLVIVTAILVWAFLPEDENGGAEDDSPARDLTNGD; this is encoded by the coding sequence GTGCGCATCTCGAAGGGCGGACTCCTCGTCGTGCTCGCACTGCTCGCCCCGCTCCTGGTCGAGCTCCGGACGGTGCTCGCCTGGGTCAATATCGAACTGAGCGTGGGCCAGACGGCCCTGGTCGGCCTCGTCATCGTGACCGCGATCCTCGTCTGGGCGTTCCTGCCCGAAGACGAGAACGGTGGCGCCGAGGACGACTCGCCCGCTCGCGACCTCACGAACGGCGACTGA
- a CDS encoding DUF5817 domain-containing protein, which yields MYAVVGCSECSHLWLIEGRSETTQCPRCGSRKDYEKRKKFVETDDADEAREVRASMLANRQGEGETFAELDSFAALEGDVADGVVDDDEYLAKSGLDVDEVADAGERDPRGPTRSGSKKEIVEAALSDLDRPSEDEIVDYAGDRGVSAEYVRKALEKLVRRGEVSESRGRYRRL from the coding sequence ATGTACGCCGTCGTCGGCTGTAGCGAGTGCTCGCACCTCTGGCTCATCGAGGGCCGATCAGAGACGACGCAGTGTCCCCGCTGCGGTTCGCGGAAGGACTACGAGAAGCGCAAGAAGTTCGTCGAGACCGACGACGCCGACGAGGCCCGCGAGGTCCGTGCCTCGATGCTGGCGAACCGGCAGGGCGAAGGCGAGACGTTCGCCGAACTGGATTCCTTCGCGGCCCTCGAGGGCGACGTCGCGGACGGCGTCGTCGACGACGACGAGTACCTCGCGAAATCGGGTCTCGACGTCGACGAGGTCGCGGACGCGGGCGAGCGGGACCCGCGCGGGCCGACCCGAAGCGGCAGCAAGAAGGAAATCGTCGAGGCGGCGCTCTCGGACCTCGATCGGCCGAGCGAGGACGAGATCGTCGACTACGCGGGCGATCGCGGCGTCTCGGCCGAGTACGTCAGGAAGGCCCTCGAGAAACTCGTGAGACGCGGCGAGGTGAGCGAGAGCCGCGGCCGATACCGTCGCCTGTAG
- a CDS encoding DUF7091 family protein, with translation MADRRRLERFLRSKLREAGEQYEELRTSTDAQLDEAREAYRVARNARELPSDEEGRTKIVCRRYAERRAAMLDDEYRPACYEAGHPDCEGCAEDVREGRIETW, from the coding sequence ATGGCGGATCGTCGCCGACTCGAGCGGTTCCTGCGATCGAAACTCCGGGAGGCGGGCGAGCAGTACGAGGAGCTACGCACGTCGACCGACGCGCAACTCGACGAGGCCCGCGAGGCCTACCGGGTGGCGAGAAACGCCCGCGAGTTGCCGTCGGACGAGGAGGGGCGGACGAAGATCGTCTGCCGGCGCTACGCCGAACGGCGGGCGGCAATGCTGGACGACGAGTACCGACCGGCCTGTTACGAGGCGGGCCACCCCGACTGCGAGGGGTGTGCGGAAGACGTCCGGGAGGGCCGGATCGAGACCTGGTGA